The following proteins come from a genomic window of Elusimicrobiota bacterium:
- a CDS encoding putative DNA binding domain-containing protein — MTTTPEQIDLWRASPSEHQNLEFKEAKTQFDNNRLSKYCVALANEGGGRLLLGVADKPPRPVVGTAAFVNPVEMAEKLFQILGFRVDIEEVAHPSGRVLVFHIPSRPRGTAYHLDGAYLMRSGEGLVPMSEDQLRRIFAEGEPGWLEEPSMRGLDAQKVVDLLDTQTYFELLKRPYPTDRTGVLDRLVQDRLVDAQGGSYAIRRLGAILLAKHLEDFSDIARKAPRVVVYHGISKLDTKLDQVGKKGYAVGFQGLVKFVMDQLPQNEVIEDALRKEVKLVPEITIRELIANALIHQDFAVTGASVMVEVYSNRIEVSNPGEPVVPVERFIDGYQSRNERLADFMRRVGICEEKSSGIDKVVHAAEVFQLPAPDFRALHHRTVVTLFGPKGFDEMNRDDRVRACYQHCVLKWVMSERMTNQSLRERFHLPESKSAIVSQIIAQSTEAKVIKLDEKVGASRKYARYLPYWA, encoded by the coding sequence ATGACCACAACACCAGAACAAATTGACCTTTGGCGGGCCTCCCCCTCCGAGCACCAAAACCTGGAATTCAAGGAAGCAAAGACCCAGTTCGATAACAATCGACTCTCCAAATATTGCGTCGCCCTGGCGAACGAAGGGGGCGGCCGACTCCTGCTCGGGGTGGCGGACAAGCCACCCCGTCCCGTGGTGGGGACGGCGGCGTTCGTCAATCCGGTGGAGATGGCGGAGAAGCTTTTTCAAATCCTTGGTTTTCGCGTGGATATCGAGGAAGTCGCTCATCCGTCCGGCCGGGTGTTGGTGTTCCATATCCCGTCGCGGCCCCGAGGGACAGCCTATCATCTGGATGGCGCCTATTTGATGCGGTCCGGTGAAGGACTCGTCCCTATGAGCGAGGATCAGCTCCGCCGCATCTTCGCGGAGGGCGAGCCCGGTTGGCTGGAGGAACCGTCCATGCGGGGTCTCGACGCCCAGAAGGTCGTTGACCTGTTGGATACCCAGACTTATTTTGAGTTGCTCAAGCGGCCTTATCCGACCGACCGTACGGGGGTTTTGGACCGGCTGGTCCAGGATCGCTTGGTGGACGCTCAAGGCGGAAGTTACGCAATACGAAGATTGGGGGCGATCCTTCTGGCGAAGCATCTCGAAGATTTCTCCGACATCGCGCGCAAAGCGCCCCGCGTCGTGGTCTATCACGGTATATCCAAGTTGGACACGAAGCTTGATCAGGTAGGCAAGAAAGGGTACGCCGTCGGATTCCAGGGGCTGGTGAAGTTCGTCATGGATCAGTTGCCGCAGAATGAAGTCATCGAAGACGCGTTGCGCAAAGAGGTCAAGCTGGTCCCTGAAATCACCATCCGCGAATTGATCGCTAACGCCCTGATCCACCAGGATTTCGCGGTTACCGGCGCGTCCGTGATGGTGGAGGTGTATTCCAATCGGATCGAAGTCTCCAACCCGGGGGAACCCGTGGTTCCCGTGGAGCGCTTCATTGACGGTTACCAGTCCCGTAACGAGCGATTGGCTGATTTCATGCGGCGCGTGGGAATTTGCGAGGAGAAGAGCAGCGGTATTGACAAGGTGGTCCACGCCGCCGAGGTCTTCCAACTCCCCGCGCCTGACTTCCGCGCCTTGCACCACCGCACCGTCGTCACGCTGTTCGGTCCCAAGGGATTTGACGAGATGAACCGGGACGACCGGGTTCGCGCTTGTTACCAGCACTGCGTCTTGAAGTGGGTCATGTCCGAGCGAATGACGAACCAGTCCCTGCGGGAGCGGTTCCATTTGCCCGAAAGCAAGAGTGCGATCGTGTCCCAAATCATTGCCCAGTCCACCGAGGCAAAGGTTATCAAGCTTGATGAGAAGGTCGGGGCCTCCCGAAAA